Within Stigmatella aurantiaca, the genomic segment TCTCCATGGAGGCGGTGGGCGCTGACACGGTGGAGAAGCTGCGCCAGCAGCTCCGCTCGGAGGAGCCTGCCCTGCGAGGCGCGGCGGCCACGGCGCTCGGCGGCGTGCCGGGCGCGGAGTCCGCCGCGATGAAGGATGCGCTCGTGTCGCTCTACCGCGACGAGCGGGACCCGGCGGTGCGCAAGGCCGCGCTGCAGGGCATTGTCCGGCTGGGCATGGGCGGTGCCCGCGCCACGCTCGAGTCCCTGCGGGGCGTGGCCCCTGCGTTGGATCCGGAGATCGACGCCTGGCAGTCCGCCCTTCGGCTCGGGCTCCAGGAATGGCACCTGCTGCTGCGCGAGAAAGAGCGCCTGCGCAGGTAGCGGCAGTCTCACCCGCAGTCCCGCAGCGCAACCCCCGAGGAGAAGGTATGAACGTGAAGAAGGTGCTGTACACCGCCAGCGCACTGCTGGCCGGCTGGGCTGGAGTGGCCGTGGCGGCGAGCGCCAAGGGCCCCATCTGCGAGCCCAACGCCCGCGTGAACTCGACGACGTATTACAGCTGCAACGGCGGCAGCCACACGGCGCTCGACATCAGCAACGGCACGTGCGGTGAGTGGAACCACCGCGGCATGCTCGTGGGCAGCTTCAACTACCGGTACTACGGTGGCTGTGGCGCGGCCTGCTACGGCTCGACGTGTAACGGTGGCGCGGGCAACTACTACGTCGTCTCCGGTGCCAGCGGCTGGGAGTTCCGTCAGCTGCACATCTACGCCAACGCCAGCTCCGGCACGAAGACGTGCGACGGCTGCGCCCTGGGCCTGGTGGGCGGCACCGGCGAGGCCACCGGTCCCCACGTGCATGCGGACAACCGCCAGTACGGCACCCGCAAGTCCGCCTGGTACACCAGCAAGGGCACCACCTGCGGCACCACGGGCAACTGCACCACGGTGATCGGCGCCCCCTCGCTGTAATCCTCAACCCCGGACCGCTCCGCCCGTTGCTGGGTGGAGCGGTTCCCACCCCTCTCACGGACATGCTTCCGTCCATGCACCTTCGGCCCTACCAACCGGGTGACCGGGATGCCGTCTATGACATCTGTGTGCGGACGGGCGCGTCCGGCCAGGATGCCCGGGGCCACTTCCTGAGCGACGCGCTGCTGCCGGATGTCTACGCCGGTCCCTACCTCGAACTCGAACCGGAGCGGGCCTTCGTGCTCGACGAGGGCGGCCGGGTGGCCGGGTACGTGCTCGGTACCGCCGACACGGCGGCGTTCGTGGCGGCCTGGCGCGCCCGGTGGCTGCCCCGGGTGGCGGGCCGGTATCCCTGCCCGGCCGAGCCGCCCGTCACCGCGGATGACCGGTTGATCTCCACGCTGAACCACCCCGAGCGGATGCTCGCGCCCGAGCTGGCCCCACACCCCGCGCACCTGCACGTCGACCTGCTTCCCCACGCCCAGGGCGCTGGGCATGGCCGCCGCATGGTGGAGACCTTCCTGGCCGCAGTGGCCGCCGCCGGTGCGCCCTCGCTGCACCT encodes:
- a CDS encoding peptidase M23 — protein: MNVKKVLYTASALLAGWAGVAVAASAKGPICEPNARVNSTTYYSCNGGSHTALDISNGTCGEWNHRGMLVGSFNYRYYGGCGAACYGSTCNGGAGNYYVVSGASGWEFRQLHIYANASSGTKTCDGCALGLVGGTGEATGPHVHADNRQYGTRKSAWYTSKGTTCGTTGNCTTVIGAPSL
- a CDS encoding GNAT family N-acetyltransferase, yielding MHLRPYQPGDRDAVYDICVRTGASGQDARGHFLSDALLPDVYAGPYLELEPERAFVLDEGGRVAGYVLGTADTAAFVAAWRARWLPRVAGRYPCPAEPPVTADDRLISTLNHPERMLAPELAPHPAHLHVDLLPHAQGAGHGRRMVETFLAAVAAAGAPSLHLGTANGNTRALRFYERLGFQRLPVAGVEDTTFFWCPTGASRLR